GTAATGAAAAATGTAACCCTCTTAGGCGTCATCCTCATTATCGGTGTAACCTTCTCTAATCATGCAGTCTTACATGCAGAGGTGACAAGGGGGAAACATACTTTTGCAGGAAACGTTGAGGGCTTTGACTTTTCGGCAGGGAATGCGGTAAGCCCGGAGGATTCTTTGGCAGATGTAGTCTACAGTGTTGGGGAATCCTTGTGGAGTTTTTGCAGCACTCGAATAGTTGACTTGGGCGAAACTGATTTTGATAGCGTGTTTGTTGCACCCGCTTCGGGGTATCAGACTGGAGCAGAGTGGAAAAGGACCCACGTGTATGTCATTCGGACAAGAGAATCCCATTATGCAAAATTGCAGACTTGTGAAACTGAGGGTGGCTTAGGGTTTAAATGGGCATATCAAACCGACGGCAGCAGAAACTTGAATACCGTTACCGTAACAGGGATAGTCTATTTTGGTCTTTGGGGAAACTGTTTTGATTTTTCTTCAGGAAGTTATGGGGCTTGTTGTGAATCCGAAGACGTTTCCTTTCAATTCTTTGAGGAAATGTTGATCTGGGGTGAGATGATCGACTTGGGCGACACCCTTTTCGATAGCGTGGTACAGGCTCCTACTGAGGGTTACGTAGATAGCGGATTTGTAATGTACGACCACGTGTTCGTCATCAGGACTAAGGAGCGTCACTTCGCCAAGATAGATGTCCACTATTCCGATTTTCTTGATGTTAATGAGCCAGAGTCTTTTTTCCGATGGGCATATCAACCAGATGGCTCCACCAATCTGAGAACAGTCACTATTACAAGCGTGGAAAATACCCCTGACAATGGACACAAGCCTAACCCCTTTCAGTCACTGCAAAATTATCCTAACCCATTTAACTCATTTACCACATTTCAAGTGCGCATCCCTGAAAGAACCTATTTTAGCTTGCAGATTGTTAATCTCAACTCTGAATTGGTAAAGACCCTGTTCGATGGCTATAAAGATGAGGGAGGCTATCAGTTCCGCTGGGGAGGATGTGATGAAAGTGGTCAAGTAGTCGCTTCCGGCGTATACCTGTGTTTACTCCGCACCAAATCAAGTATTGAGATAAAAAAGGTCTTGTTCATTAGATAGGAATGGAGAAGGTGGAGGATGAGTGCCATGAAAAGCAATGAAATGGTCAAGTTCTTGCAATTACCGACTGCTCGCATTGGTACGCTACTTTGGGGCATGCTATTTTCAGCAACTGTATCTTTTGCCCAAATAGAGGATTGGTACTGTACCTACGGCATAGATATGAAGGGTGATGCTGGCGTCGTACAAACTGCTAATTCTGGTAACAGAGGGATCGTTGAAAAAAGATGTTTGGTGATTTTGGTGAAGGTTAAAGGTGACGCTGACCCTTGGGACCCATTAAATTTCGATGGTGGACATAGTATTCATCAATATCTTTCCAGTGCCTACGCCAGCAGCTTTCGCAATTACTTTGCCGATATGTCCCATGGTAATCATATCTTGAGTTCGAGAATTGACGGTCAGGCCGACATCACCAAATGGTATGCAATCCCTTGTACAACCGATACGGAGGAGATTATTAAGCGTGCAATAAGAGAAGTTGATAGTGATACCAACAGAGGGTTTAGTTGGTCAGATTATGACTTGGATGGAGACGGTTACGTCGATCAGGTAATGGTAATCCCGGGTGGAGCAACAATTGGAGAAACAGGTTCGACTGCGCACCTTATAAATTACCAAACCTCAGAAGGACCCATTATTAGGCACGAGGTACCAATTACGCGCGGGAAAGCAAATTGGGGCTTTCTCGTTGGCAATATGGCCCATGAATACGGCCATGTTTTAGGGTTACCAGAACTATATGACAGAAGTGGACTTCCGGGATCGCCCTGGGCTAATGATCCTGCGAAAGACCATTCCGCAGGTGTCGGTAACTATTGTGTGATGGGCCATGACTATTGGAGCCCTGCAATGATGTGTGGTTGGGCCAGGGCCAAGCTGGGTTGGGTTGACGTAGTGGATATTACTACGTCATCCTTAGGGTATACTTTTCAACCGATTCAAGCGCACCGCAACAGCTCGCAGCGCGACAAAGTCTATCGGATTTGGATCGACAAGACACCCAGTGAGGTGGAGTACTTCCTCATTGAAAATCGTCAACTACTTACAACTTGGGAAAGCCATGTCAATTCAACCGGCGGCTTATTCATCTGGCATATTGATGAAGGAGTCACTGGCAATCCTTATCATGATCAAGTTCATTATGAATTGCATAAACGCGTTGACTTGGAATGCGCTGACGGACTTTTTTCGGACAAGGGATATCCTGGCACTATCGCCAATCCCTATTCGGGCCGAGATAACTTGGACTTTTTTGCTCGTTCAAATTATTCAGATTATAGCATTAGTCACAATGGTAATCTCGGCGAAACAAAGAAGCCTCTTCCTCCCTACTTGCCCGATGATACCACTGATCCGTTCTTCCCGGAGTGGAAAACCTCTTTTACACCGGATACCACCAATCCTAATACTAATGGATACAGCGGTAATAGTGCAATATCGGATACTGTCCAAAATGTCTTTACTCATATAGGGATAAGCAACATTAGACGTCAGGGAAGCGCATTGCTTGCAGATATATATTTAAATTGGTGGTCTATCAGTTCCCAGGCTACCGCTCACAACAACGGCCGAAAGCTTATTAGGGATGGCAATGGCAAATTGCATCTAGCTTACGAATCAGGTGGTGACATTTATTATCAATACTCCACCGACAACGGAAGTAAATGGAAAGGTCGTGCACGCCTTAGCCTTAGTAACCGAAACAATAGATACGCTTCCATCGCTGGCAGTAGCACCAAGAAGTTTGTGGTCTGGGAGCGTTACACCGGCTACTCCGGGGGGCAGTACAAATACGATACTTACCTTGCCAAGAACACGGGCTCCGGTTGGGGCCCTGCCACCACGATCCCCCGCCTCTCCCAGCTTGCCTTTGGCACGCCAACTGACCCCCTGCCGGTGGTGAGCTACAAGACGGTGAGTAGCACGAACCGCATTCTGGTCTGCGCCAAAGGGCAAAAGGAAGGCTACAATGCCCTGCTGTACCAGTACTCCGACGACCAGGGCAACTCGTGGTATCCAGAGCCCGATGTGGACTACAGGATCCCCTCTACCAGCTCTGCGCACCAAAACCCCAGCCTGTCCATGGGGCCCACTGCGCCGGCCAGCACGGTCTACCTCACCTACGACGACGGCGCCCAGGTGTACATGAACAGCTACACCACTGCGTGGGGCAGCCCGGAGAATGTCTCCTCCGCCAGCGGGTGTACGGGGAACAAGTACTCCAGCGTGGAAGTAGACGGCGCCTCTGGCAGGAATGTGGCGTGGGAGGCCAAGAAGAGTTCCAACAACAAGTATGTCATTGTGCACCGGCGCAAGACCAGCAGCTGGGAGCCTTATGTCTACTTCGAGCCCGCCTCGACCAGCACCCGCTACCACCGACCCTCCGTTACCGGCCTGAGCCAAAACAGGCGCGCCATTGTCTGGCACGACGAAGGGGGAGCGGTCTACCGCGCCTACACGGCCAACGGTCTGTCGTGGTCGGTGGAGGCATGCACGGATACCTGGTTGCAGCACCCGAACCTGTCGGCCGGGAGCACGGACTCGGCCAGATTTGTGTTCACCGGCGGCAGTGCGAGCCCATACAGGATCTACCTCAGCGGCAGCATCCCGCCGCCCGGGGGACAGGGCAAGACGTTGTTCGCCTCGGGGGAGGCAGAGGACGGGGTGCACGTGGTCGCCTGCCCGCTGCGTCACCACCGGGCTGCGGTGCTGAGCGATGCCGAGGGGGTCCTCCTTGCCTGGCTGCAGTATGGGGAGCTGGAGGCCAGGAGCCGCAAGGGGGAGCGCATCCCATTGGAGCTGGTCTCCTTGGCTGGGGTTCAGGGGGAAAAGACGGTGCCTGAGGTGTTCACCTACCTTGCTACCCAGCCGGTAGTGTTGCCCCAGGAGGTGGACAGCCTGGTGTGGGTGCAGGAGCTCTATGCCAAGGGACTTGAGAGGCTGGCTGACCAGGCCGGGGGCACGCCGGCCGTGCGGGTGGAGTTGCTTGACCCGCTCAGCGGTCGAACCGTGGCACTGCTGCACACAAGCATCCTCGCGGGCGAGGCTAGCGCCCCTTGGCAGCAGGCGCGGGTGGGGGTGGATATCTCTGCCTACGCGGGCAAGGAGGTGGTCGTGGCGGTGCGGCCGGTGGGCTTGTCAGAGGGGATGGAGAAGGTGTGCGCTGCCCTGGGCGAGGTATTCATGGTCACCAGCCCCTTTGGGAGGGAGGTCTTGCCGAAGCCGGAGGGGCAGGTAGCTGACCAGGACGCCGGGGCGAGACTGTTCTGCCTGGAGCAAAGTTATCCGAACCCGTGTAACCCCTGTGCGGAGGTGCGTTACCGGGTGCCGGAGCGCTGCCAGGTGACCCTGGCGGTGTACAACCTCATGGGGCAGGAGGTCAAGAGGCTGGTGGAGGAGGTGCAGGAGGCCGGCGTGCACGTGGCCCGGTGGGATGGCACAGACAGCGCGGGGCGGGAGGTGGCAAGTGGGGTGTACCTCTATCGGCTGGCAGCTGGTGGTCAGGTGAAGAGCCGCAAGCTACTGTTGGTACGATGAACAGCGGCTGAAAGAGGCAAGCTTTGGCCACCTGCAGCGCGGCGCCACAGCTGGCCTTTTGTGTGGTCGCCCGCCCACGCGCCCGCTTCGGCGACTTCGTGGTGCCCCTCCGCTGCGAACTCACTGGCCGCAAAGGGGCGTCAGCGCTTCTGGTCTCAGCCCTGGGCCAGCAGGCTCCGGGCGTGGCCCCAGCTCTACTTGCCGGCGTGCTCTCCCGGCCGTGCCAGAACCTCGCCGAGGTTGGCCCGTGCTCATCCACCAGCCGAGCTCAACCACCAGGAAGCACCGCCCGGCTGGTCCGCCGAGTCTGTCTGCCTCCATGTGTCTCCCGCGGGCCTGCGAGAACCCCCAGGTTGGGCCCTTCCCGGGGCGCCAGGTGAGGGCAACGGCCACACACCTCCCGGGGGTTGGCCGCTGCAAAAAAAGCTCTTGACACGCGCACATTTTTTC
The sequence above is a segment of the Calditrichota bacterium genome. Coding sequences within it:
- a CDS encoding T9SS type A sorting domain-containing protein, with product MVWERYTGYSGGQYKYDTYLAKNTGSGWGPATTIPRLSQLAFGTPTDPLPVVSYKTVSSTNRILVCAKGQKEGYNALLYQYSDDQGNSWYPEPDVDYRIPSTSSAHQNPSLSMGPTAPASTVYLTYDDGAQVYMNSYTTAWGSPENVSSASGCTGNKYSSVEVDGASGRNVAWEAKKSSNNKYVIVHRRKTSSWEPYVYFEPASTSTRYHRPSVTGLSQNRRAIVWHDEGGAVYRAYTANGLSWSVEACTDTWLQHPNLSAGSTDSARFVFTGGSASPYRIYLSGSIPPPGGQGKTLFASGEAEDGVHVVACPLRHHRAAVLSDAEGVLLAWLQYGELEARSRKGERIPLELVSLAGVQGEKTVPEVFTYLATQPVVLPQEVDSLVWVQELYAKGLERLADQAGGTPAVRVELLDPLSGRTVALLHTSILAGEASAPWQQARVGVDISAYAGKEVVVAVRPVGLSEGMEKVCAALGEVFMVTSPFGREVLPKPEGQVADQDAGARLFCLEQSYPNPCNPCAEVRYRVPERCQVTLAVYNLMGQEVKRLVEEVQEAGVHVARWDGTDSAGREVASGVYLYRLAAGGQVKSRKLLLVR